The segment ACTAGGTGTCCAAACATCTAAGGGATTGGACGCAGTGGTATTGGATATTAAATGAACATATTGAGTGGTTTTGTTATAACTGGCCTTGATGCTATTTTTTTTATCAATCTCATATTTGGCCGATAGACGAGGCTCCCAGTTGTTGTAATTCTGGATCAGATCACCTTTTTCATGATAGGAGGTACTCAGTGTATCTCTGCGAGTACCTGGTTCGGCATCTGCATATTCATAGGATGTACCAGGGCCAATCAGCGAAAAGTTGGAAAATCTTACGCCATATTCGACTTGGAGGGCATTGCCAATCTTTTGGTTATTGGATAGATAAAGAGCAGATTCTATCGCAAATTTTTTGTCCAAACTGATATCAATTACTTCTCCATCACTGGAGACTTTGGCAGAGGCGGGTTTGAACTCCTGCAAAGCGACATCTCCCCCGAATGCCAATTCATTGTTAGGATTGATGAAGAAAGTAAACTCTGGCTTGAAGTCATAAGTCTTGATTCTTGAATTCCAGTCAAACTGATCATTTTCGTCTTCGCCAAACGCCAACACATAATCATAGTCACTAAAGAAAGTAGTGAAGTTAGAGAAGAGACGCTTACCAAAAATGTGATTCCATCGTACCGTTGCAGTCTTATTTCCCCAGCTGAAACCTTGCTGCTTGTCAAACATAAAATTGTCTCGACCTAGGTATCCAGAAGCAAAGACACGGTTGTTTTCGTTGATATTGTAGTTGGCTTTGGCCGTGATATCGTAGAAGTTGAGTGCGGCACCACCATCCAGCACATCTGTAAAAGGTCTCGCCAAAACATCAATGTAGGATCTTCTCGCCGCAACGATGAACGAAGCTTTGTCCTTCACAATCGGGCCTTCTAGAGCCAATCGGCTAAATATGGTACCTATTCCTCCCTGACCTTCAAATTTTTTGTTGTTTCCTTCTTTCATTCGGATATCCAGTACAGAAGAGATTCTGCCTCCATAGCGCGCAGGAATACCTCCTTTGATCAGGTTTACATCTTTGACAGCATCTGGATTGAATACGGAGAAAAAGCCCAGCAAATGAGAAGAATTGTAGACGGGTGCTTCGTCCAGCAGTACCATATTTTGTCCCACACTACCACCACGTACATTGAATCCTGAGGCTCCTTCTCCTACAGTCGACACACCGGGCACGAGTTGCAAACTACGGATCACGTCAGCCTCTCCCATGAACGAGGGGATTTTGGTGATCGTTTGTATATCCAACTTGTTGCTACTCATTTGCATGCCAGATACATTGGCATCTGCCTCTGCATTGATCACGACTTCTTCTAGCTGTTCGCCACCAGAGGTGAGCTCCACATCCACGCGCTGATCTCCTTGGGTCAGATCTACTTGCTGCGTAGTGACATCATAGCCGATGTAGCGCATTTCGATCTCATACTTTTGGGCTGGTAGCGTCAGGGAGTAAAAGCCGTACACATTGGTGACGACTCCTTTGGAGGTACCTTTGACCAACACTGTGGCACCAATCAGTGTTTCGCCGTTGCTGGCGTCACGCACATAGCCACTGATGGCATATTCTTGAGCATACGTGAGCAAAGACCATGCAGTGAGCAGGGGAATCAGTAATAGTTTTTTCATTCTATAGGTAGAATTAGATTGATAGTCTTGAGTTTTATTGAATAGTACTTTGGTCAGTTGTTCTTGACGAGGTAGATCAAGGGCTGTTTCATGATATGCTTTACTTCGCAAAGATGCATTTTGTTGCTCATTGGTTGCATTTTTTTTGTTAAAACCTGCGTTCAATTTATAAGCTAGGCTCCTGTGCTACCATTGGGCAAAATAAAATCACCTTTGATAAAAAACACAAAAAGGCCCTCGAAGGGGTGTTCAAAATCGAATTCAGGTTTACAGTCACTTTTTGACTGTATCGATAGGTTTCTGCTTAGAGCTCCCTTGGTATCCAATTTGCGGATGCTAAATTATGATAGGATGAATGAAATTGTAGGAAAATAACGTTAGATTAGAATGGTGTAGCACATAGTCACTTGACTTACTTTTGCAGCTTCAACCTGAATTTTGATTTTAGATCGAGAAGAATGACCCAACAATTAGAACATGCGGAGATGCTCTCCATGGAAGAATTTGGAATTTTGTGTTTTACCAATTCCTATTACCTAGATGATGAGCTGAACAACAAGATACAAGTGGTTCTGACATCTAAGCCAACCTATTTTTGGATCCCTGTGTTGTCTCACCTGATTCGATCTACGGATTTGACCAATGAGGATATCAAAGTATTCATCGAGCTGTCTCTCAACTCGCTGATGTCCAAAAACGAAGTGCGTTGGAACAATCGGGCATTAGGTATTGAAGGCATGCTGGCGACACTAGAGTCTGTGCTATTTTATACCTCCAGAATCAAATTTAACAATCCCGTATTGGAGCATCAGAGTTTGGTAGGCTCGTTCATCGATGAGATTTTAGAAAGATTGGAAAACCATGGTTTGATCGAAGATCACAACATCGAAATGCTCAATGGCTCTCCCAGCGTCATGATGGGTTTGATGCCACTGGGATTCACCAAAAGAACCCGTTTGGGAGAAGAGATTTACTTAAAATTTGTCAGCAAATTTAGGAAGATGGAATTGCAGAAGGAAATAAAGGGCTCACCCTCTGAGTACCACTATCGCCTCAACGACCTCTGGGAGATTTTCAAGAAAAGTCTCTTTACCATGGAAGAGACCTTTGGCCCCACCAAAAAGTCAAAAAAGTAATGGCAGGCTGTGTCACAGGCAAAAATTGCTACCACAGCTTGTATGAAGCAGAGCAGGCGTTGATTGAAAATCGCATCCGTTTTCATCACAGTGATAACTCGGGACCTCAAAATGTCTACCTCTGTGATGATTGCGGAACGTATCATTTTACCTCCCGTGGCCCTATGAATCAAACCTTGGCGGATAACTTGGACAGCATCAAAACCCAGCGCATCGCTAGAGACTGGGAACAAAAACTCAGGTAAATGCCTCCCTTAAAATAGTGATTTTGTGAAGATTAGGCAGCAAGATCGGTAAATCACTAGGGCAAATCACCAAAAATGAATAATTTGAAAAAATGAATGAGTTTTTGGACAAGCATGGCTACAGGATTTACCAAGGAGATTCATTTGTAATGATCCGCCACCATAGCCGAAATGTAGGTTGTGTTCATGCTATTTTCGTTTCTGTCATCCTGGCTTTGGTGTTGATTTCTTTCTTTTTATTCTTCTTTACAGGGTCATATACGATTGCCATCATTACGATACTCACCACTGTCACCTATTTGTTTGAATTGGATCGAAGAAGAAAACAAGTACCGATGCTATTCTTAGATTATCAACAACGAAAATTTGAAATCAAGAAGGGAAAAAAGCAAGAGAGCTATCTTTTTGACCAAGTACTGAATGTCGTAGCTACCTCAGAGCATATCGGAGGGTATGCGTCATCACACAGGAGCTCCACCGAAGAATACAAACGAGAAATCAATGTCCTATTCAAAGACGGATTTGTCTTGACCGCTTTTTCCTTCATCTCAGATTTTGAGAAACCTGAGCGCGAAGTAAATGCCTTGGTTAGTTGGTTGGAGCGAAGTACCAGAGTTTCTTTGGCAAGAGTTTAATATTTTGATAACACCACTATTCGCAACATTCGCTGAGTATTGCCGTATTTAGCATCAGAAAATAATGGTCATGCCATTATCAAAGTCACAGCGGCTGTGGCCAAGCATAGAGCAGACAGTCGCGAACGAGGTTTTACCAACAGGACACCTCAATGCAGCTGGATTTTATCCGGCTATTTTTTTTTCTGCCTTTCTAAGCTAGAATTAGCCTTATCTTTGCCGTTCACAAATCATTACAAGGTGACAACATTTTCAGAATTGGGTATCTCACATGCCCTGATCAAAGGACTCAAGGAATTAGGAATCATCACTCCCTCGGAGATTCAGGTGGCTACTATTCCTACATTGGTGTCTATGCAAACTGATTTCATAGGACAGGCACAGACAGGTACAGGTAAGACAGCAGCTTTTGGTTTGCCGATCTTGTCCAATATTGACGCGCAAGATCAACATGTGCAGGCACTGATTCTTTCGCCTACGAGGGAGCTGTGTCAGCAGATAGCCAAGCAGCTCTTCAAATTCACCAAATACTCCGACAAGGTGTTTGTAGAGGCAGTATTTGGAGGAGCCAAGATCGACGAACAAATCAGCCGTCTCAGACGTCCTACGCAAGTGATCGTTGCTACCCCAGGTCGGTTGGTTGATCTATTAGAAAAAGGAGCTGTCAACCTCAAACATGTCAAAACTGTCGTACTCGACGAGGCAGACGAGATGTTGAGCATGGGATTCAAAAAGGAACTGAACAAAATCTTGGACGAAACGGCTGGTGATCGCAA is part of the Reichenbachiella agarivorans genome and harbors:
- a CDS encoding TonB-dependent receptor yields the protein MKKLLLIPLLTAWSLLTYAQEYAISGYVRDASNGETLIGATVLVKGTSKGVVTNVYGFYSLTLPAQKYEIEMRYIGYDVTTQQVDLTQGDQRVDVELTSGGEQLEEVVINAEADANVSGMQMSSNKLDIQTITKIPSFMGEADVIRSLQLVPGVSTVGEGASGFNVRGGSVGQNMVLLDEAPVYNSSHLLGFFSVFNPDAVKDVNLIKGGIPARYGGRISSVLDIRMKEGNNKKFEGQGGIGTIFSRLALEGPIVKDKASFIVAARRSYIDVLARPFTDVLDGGAALNFYDITAKANYNINENNRVFASGYLGRDNFMFDKQQGFSWGNKTATVRWNHIFGKRLFSNFTTFFSDYDYVLAFGEDENDQFDWNSRIKTYDFKPEFTFFINPNNELAFGGDVALQEFKPASAKVSSDGEVIDISLDKKFAIESALYLSNNQKIGNALQVEYGVRFSNFSLIGPGTSYEYADAEPGTRRDTLSTSYHEKGDLIQNYNNWEPRLSAKYEIDKKNSIKASYNKTTQYVHLISNTTASNPLDVWTPSSNNIKPQIGHQVAIGWFRNFGPQNNVEVSAETYYRKTFNQLDYIDGADLLINEYIEGDLLSGKGRAYGLELMVKKNTGRVSGWVSYTLAKTELQVDGINNDNWYPTRYDQRHNFKVAAFFDLNERITFSGNFTFISGTPTTYPNSKYVIQDSFVVPHNNDNERNNIRIPNYHRLDLATTIELGKLVPNKRYHSELVISVYNVYSRRNPFSIYFTQEDAETSSGQLAQTEARQVSIIGNYIPSISYNFRF